One segment of Phaeacidiphilus oryzae TH49 DNA contains the following:
- a CDS encoding carbohydrate ABC transporter permease produces MAALAPTASAPELSRPAGGRRSPRAEARSRRIPLSPALVFMLIVTQIPFLLTIVFSFESWNLVRPGSRHWVGFSNYADVFTDSEFRDSLFTEIEMTALAVAISMVLGIGLAVLLDRKFPGRGVVRTLLIAPFLIMPTVAGLLWKTTMFDPTYGIVNWLLHLVGAGPVDFTSQFPLSSVVAVLVWQWTPFMMLIVLAGLQSQSADVLEAARVDGAGAWTTFRAITVPHLRPYIELGVLLGAIYLVNTFDVIYMMTQGGPGTATTNLPYYLYQRAFLGFDVGQASALGVVTVIGTLIVASVALRMLFTVFSAANDTTGRRS; encoded by the coding sequence ATGGCCGCCCTCGCCCCGACCGCCTCCGCGCCGGAGCTCAGCCGCCCCGCGGGCGGCCGGCGAAGCCCGCGCGCCGAGGCCAGAAGCCGCCGGATACCGCTGAGCCCGGCTCTGGTCTTCATGCTGATCGTCACCCAGATCCCCTTCCTGCTGACGATCGTCTTCTCCTTCGAGTCCTGGAACCTGGTCCGCCCCGGATCGCGGCACTGGGTCGGGTTCTCCAACTACGCGGACGTCTTCACCGACAGCGAGTTCCGCGACTCGCTCTTCACCGAGATCGAGATGACCGCGCTCGCGGTGGCGATCTCGATGGTGCTCGGCATCGGCCTCGCGGTGCTCCTGGACCGCAAGTTCCCCGGCCGCGGGGTGGTCAGGACCCTGCTGATCGCGCCGTTCCTGATCATGCCGACGGTCGCCGGGCTGCTCTGGAAGACCACGATGTTCGACCCGACCTACGGCATCGTCAACTGGCTGCTCCACCTGGTCGGCGCCGGCCCGGTCGACTTCACCAGCCAGTTCCCGCTCTCCTCGGTGGTCGCCGTGCTGGTCTGGCAGTGGACGCCGTTCATGATGCTGATCGTGCTGGCCGGGCTGCAGAGCCAGTCCGCCGACGTGCTGGAGGCCGCCCGGGTGGACGGCGCCGGGGCCTGGACCACCTTCCGGGCGATCACCGTCCCGCATCTGCGCCCCTACATCGAGCTGGGCGTGCTCCTCGGGGCGATCTACCTGGTCAACACCTTCGACGTGATCTACATGATGACCCAGGGCGGGCCCGGCACGGCCACCACCAACCTGCCGTACTACCTCTACCAGCGGGCCTTCCTCGGCTTCGACGTCGGCCAGGCCTCGGCGCTCGGGGTGGTCACCGTCATCGGCACGCTGATCGTCGCCTCGGTCGCGCTGCGGATGCTCTTCACCGTCTTCTCCGCCGCCAACGACACCACCGGGAGGCGTTCCTGA
- a CDS encoding TetR/AcrR family transcriptional regulator, which produces MATAEQRHERRPRRHDPERRARILDAALDALVSDGAAGLTHRKVAARADVPLGSVTYHFASLADLQAQAFARYVEQRTAEFAALFTGVRERAELVEVLVELVQGGPARSRSAVLGFELHLAALRDPALRALTARWTADSRAVLARFTDPETAGQLDALLEGLIMHQLLATEPSSRASTRAAITKALCTTEPTGGRDAEQ; this is translated from the coding sequence ATGGCGACCGCAGAGCAGCGACACGAACGTCGGCCCCGCCGGCACGACCCGGAGCGGCGCGCGCGGATCCTGGACGCCGCGCTCGACGCCCTGGTCTCGGACGGGGCCGCCGGCCTGACCCATCGGAAGGTGGCCGCGCGGGCGGACGTGCCGCTGGGCTCGGTCACCTACCATTTCGCGAGCCTGGCCGACCTCCAGGCACAGGCCTTCGCCCGCTATGTGGAGCAGCGGACGGCGGAGTTCGCGGCACTCTTCACGGGAGTGCGCGAGCGGGCGGAGCTCGTCGAGGTCCTGGTGGAGCTCGTGCAGGGAGGACCCGCCCGCAGCCGCAGCGCGGTACTCGGCTTCGAGCTCCACCTGGCCGCCCTGCGTGACCCCGCCCTCCGCGCCCTCACCGCGCGGTGGACCGCCGACAGCCGGGCCGTGCTGGCCCGCTTCACCGATCCGGAGACCGCGGGGCAACTCGACGCGCTGCTGGAGGGCCTGATCATGCATCAGCTGCTGGCGACCGAACCGTCCTCCCGCGCGTCCACCCGAGCGGCGATCACCAAGGCACTGTGTACGACCGAACCCACTGGAGGCCGCGATGCCGAGCAGTAG
- a CDS encoding epoxide hydrolase family protein gives MPSSSSRSGEGSSRAARPLIAVPAVPGAPAVSDAELADLRERLRRTRWAARWPLDGWAAGTDPEELRRLVAYWADGYDWRAREAELGALPAHLADLDGTPLHYLRYDGEHPDALPLVLTHGWPSTVLELTALAERLAAPSRYGGEAADAFTVIVPALPGFPFSPQRPALTAAEQTHDLWHRLMHDVLGFERYAAHGGDLGAGITSRLAEAHPESLVGIHLLAVAAPASYQASELTAEEREYLDSLTAWQQQEGGYQHQQSTRPLTLAQGLSDSPAGLLAWLVEKYRAWSDCGGDLSTRFTDDFLLTQASLYWFTNSISTSFRPYYEYAQGLTHRVARVEVPTAVAVFPADISRPPRSWAERTYEVARYTRMPRGGHFAAHEEPALLAEDITAFYRPYRRPPGLSPR, from the coding sequence ATGCCGAGCAGTAGCAGCCGCAGCGGCGAGGGCAGCAGCCGAGCCGCCCGTCCGCTGATCGCCGTCCCCGCCGTCCCCGGCGCCCCCGCCGTCTCTGACGCCGAACTCGCCGATCTGCGCGAGCGGTTGAGACGTACCCGGTGGGCCGCGCGCTGGCCGCTGGACGGCTGGGCGGCCGGCACCGATCCGGAGGAGCTCCGCCGCCTGGTCGCGTACTGGGCGGACGGCTACGACTGGCGGGCCCGCGAGGCCGAGCTCGGCGCCCTCCCGGCACACCTCGCCGATCTGGACGGCACTCCCCTCCACTACCTCCGCTACGACGGCGAGCACCCGGACGCACTGCCCCTGGTCCTCACCCACGGCTGGCCCAGCACGGTCCTCGAACTCACCGCGCTGGCCGAGCGGTTGGCCGCCCCCAGCCGCTACGGCGGCGAGGCGGCGGACGCCTTCACCGTCATCGTCCCGGCCCTCCCCGGCTTTCCGTTCTCCCCGCAGCGCCCGGCGCTCACCGCCGCCGAGCAGACCCACGACCTGTGGCACCGCCTGATGCACGACGTCCTGGGCTTCGAGCGGTATGCCGCCCACGGCGGCGACCTGGGCGCCGGCATCACCTCCCGGCTCGCCGAGGCCCACCCGGAGTCCCTGGTCGGCATCCACCTGCTGGCGGTGGCCGCCCCGGCCTCGTACCAGGCGTCCGAACTCACCGCCGAGGAGCGGGAGTACCTGGACTCGCTGACCGCCTGGCAGCAGCAGGAGGGCGGCTACCAGCACCAGCAGAGCACCCGCCCGCTCACCCTCGCCCAGGGCCTCTCCGACTCCCCCGCCGGGCTGCTCGCCTGGCTGGTCGAGAAGTACCGGGCCTGGAGCGACTGCGGCGGCGACCTCTCCACCCGCTTCACCGACGACTTCCTCCTCACCCAGGCCTCGCTGTACTGGTTCACCAACAGCATCTCCACCTCCTTCCGGCCCTACTACGAGTACGCCCAGGGCCTGACCCACCGGGTGGCCCGGGTGGAGGTTCCGACCGCCGTCGCGGTCTTCCCCGCCGACATCAGCCGCCCCCCGCGCTCCTGGGCCGAGCGCACCTACGAGGTCGCCCGGTACACCCGGATGCCCCGTGGCGGCCACTTCGCCGCCCACGAGGAGCCGGCCCTGCTGGCCGAGGACATCACCGCCTTCTACCGCCCGTACCGTCGCCCCCCCGGCCTCAGCCCGCGGTGA
- a CDS encoding zinc-dependent alcohol dehydrogenase family protein has protein sequence MRAVVIDKPGRVRVTEVPDPTPAAGQVVVEVAACGVCGTDLHILDGEFPPSPYPLIPGHEFAGTIAASDDPALPVGIRVAVDPSLYCGRCEYCRIGRGNLCADWNAVGDTVDGAFAQYVAVPATNVHRLPDSVPDFRTAAMIEPLSCAVHGVDLLGPVLGKRVLVIGSGTMGLLIAQLLGRAGASEVAVVDRAGERLTIAQALGFTSTATSVGELAGGARGFDIAVDATGAPAAIASGLDALRRGGTLLVFGVADAEAVVPVSPFRIYNDEIRILGSMAVLNSYAPAVDLIAAGAVDVAPLLGDAYPLDGYTEAVDAVRTGATGAGPKIHVLPNAEA, from the coding sequence ATGCGCGCTGTGGTCATCGACAAGCCCGGCCGGGTCCGCGTCACCGAGGTCCCGGACCCGACGCCGGCGGCCGGGCAGGTGGTGGTCGAGGTCGCCGCCTGCGGGGTGTGCGGCACCGACCTCCACATCCTGGACGGCGAGTTCCCGCCCTCCCCGTACCCGCTGATCCCCGGGCACGAGTTCGCGGGCACCATCGCCGCCTCCGACGACCCCGCGCTGCCGGTGGGCATCCGGGTCGCCGTCGACCCGTCGCTGTACTGCGGCAGGTGCGAGTACTGCCGCATCGGGCGGGGCAACCTCTGCGCCGACTGGAACGCCGTCGGCGACACCGTCGACGGCGCCTTCGCCCAGTACGTCGCCGTCCCGGCAACCAACGTCCACCGACTCCCGGACTCCGTACCGGACTTCCGCACCGCCGCGATGATCGAGCCGCTCTCCTGCGCGGTGCACGGCGTGGACCTCCTCGGTCCGGTGCTGGGCAAGCGGGTGCTGGTCATCGGCTCCGGGACGATGGGCCTGCTGATCGCCCAGCTCCTGGGCCGGGCCGGCGCCTCCGAGGTGGCGGTGGTCGACCGGGCCGGCGAGCGGCTGACCATCGCGCAGGCGCTCGGCTTCACCTCCACCGCCACCTCGGTCGGCGAACTCGCGGGCGGGGCAAGGGGGTTCGACATCGCGGTGGATGCCACCGGCGCGCCGGCGGCGATCGCCTCCGGGCTGGACGCCCTGCGTCGCGGCGGCACCCTGCTGGTCTTCGGGGTCGCCGACGCGGAGGCCGTCGTCCCGGTCTCCCCGTTCCGGATCTACAACGACGAGATCCGGATCCTGGGCTCGATGGCGGTGCTGAACAGCTACGCGCCGGCCGTCGACCTGATCGCGGCAGGTGCGGTGGACGTCGCCCCGCTGCTCGGCGACGCCTACCCGCTGGACGGCTACACCGAGGCGGTCGACGCCGTCCGCACCGGCGCCACCGGCGCGGGCCCGAAGATCCACGTACTGCCGAACGCGGAGGCGTAG
- a CDS encoding carbohydrate ABC transporter permease, giving the protein MAAQLTAPARPAAPAAAPPRRRGAVRRRIGRTAWAAGAWICGIVFFFPVLWMALTAFKYEADAYTTTPHLIFTPTLSQFRAVFSAGIGPYLGNSAIATAVSTLLVLALGVPAAYALSIRSVAKWRDAMFFFISTKMLPAVAAIIPIYLAVRDLGALDSVWTLVVLYTAMNLPIAVWMLRSFFLEVPVEVLEAARVDGVSRREEITRVLLPISAPGIAATALICVLFSWNEFFFALNLTSFRAATMPVFLVGLMTSEGLYWAKLAAAATLACLPVLLAGWIAQKQLVRGLSMGAVK; this is encoded by the coding sequence ATGGCCGCTCAACTCACCGCCCCCGCACGACCGGCGGCACCGGCCGCGGCACCGCCGCGCCGCCGGGGCGCGGTCCGGCGCAGGATCGGCCGCACAGCCTGGGCGGCCGGAGCCTGGATCTGCGGGATCGTCTTCTTCTTCCCGGTGCTGTGGATGGCGCTCACCGCGTTCAAGTACGAGGCGGACGCCTACACCACCACCCCGCACCTGATCTTCACCCCCACCCTCAGCCAGTTCCGTGCCGTGTTCTCCGCCGGGATCGGCCCCTACCTCGGCAACTCGGCGATCGCCACCGCGGTCTCCACGCTGCTGGTGCTGGCCCTCGGCGTGCCGGCGGCGTACGCGCTGTCCATCCGCTCGGTGGCGAAGTGGCGGGACGCCATGTTCTTCTTCATCTCGACGAAGATGCTGCCGGCGGTGGCCGCGATCATCCCGATCTACCTGGCCGTCCGCGACCTCGGGGCACTGGACAGCGTCTGGACGCTGGTCGTCCTCTACACCGCGATGAACCTGCCGATCGCGGTCTGGATGCTGCGCTCGTTCTTCCTGGAGGTGCCGGTCGAGGTGCTGGAGGCGGCCCGGGTGGACGGGGTCTCGCGGCGGGAGGAGATCACCCGCGTGCTGCTGCCGATCTCCGCGCCCGGGATCGCCGCCACCGCGCTGATCTGCGTGCTGTTCTCCTGGAACGAGTTCTTCTTCGCCCTCAACCTGACCTCCTTCCGGGCCGCGACCATGCCGGTCTTCCTGGTCGGCCTGATGACCAGCGAGGGCCTGTACTGGGCGAAGCTGGCCGCCGCGGCGACGCTGGCCTGCCTCCCGGTGCTGCTGGCCGGGTGGATCGCGCAGAAGCAGCTGGTCCGCGGGCTCTCCATGGGCGCGGTGAAGTAA
- a CDS encoding SDR family NAD(P)-dependent oxidoreductase, translating to MTTNEFAGMTALVTGAARGVGRETTALLTARGARVLAVDLRGPELAALAEETPGVVTLTGDVALEETAVRAVGAALEAFGRLDILVNNAGRTLNKPVTETTAEDWDELLAVNARGAFLLARECFRVMAARGGGAIVSTGSYAGTVGLPQGAAYSASKGALAQLTKVLALEGGPLGIRANLVAAGVIETDFLDTFRPDSRAYLTSFGDAHPLGRVAGPREIAEVLCFLASPRSSFVTGAVLAADGGFTAG from the coding sequence ATGACCACCAACGAATTCGCCGGAATGACCGCCCTCGTCACCGGGGCCGCGCGCGGCGTCGGCCGGGAGACGACCGCGCTGCTCACCGCGCGTGGCGCCCGGGTGCTCGCCGTCGACCTGCGCGGACCCGAACTCGCGGCCCTCGCCGAGGAGACGCCGGGCGTGGTGACGCTCACCGGGGACGTGGCCCTGGAGGAGACCGCGGTCCGTGCGGTGGGCGCCGCCCTGGAGGCCTTCGGCCGGCTGGACATCCTGGTCAACAACGCCGGCCGGACCCTCAACAAGCCGGTCACCGAGACCACCGCCGAGGACTGGGACGAGCTGCTGGCGGTCAACGCCCGCGGCGCCTTCCTCCTCGCCCGCGAGTGCTTCCGGGTCATGGCCGCCCGAGGCGGCGGCGCCATCGTCTCCACCGGCTCCTATGCGGGCACCGTCGGCCTGCCGCAGGGCGCCGCCTACAGCGCCTCCAAGGGGGCACTGGCCCAGCTGACCAAGGTGCTGGCGCTGGAGGGCGGCCCGCTCGGCATCCGGGCGAACCTGGTCGCGGCGGGCGTGATCGAGACGGACTTCCTGGACACCTTCCGCCCGGACAGCCGCGCGTATCTGACCTCCTTCGGCGACGCCCATCCGCTCGGCCGGGTGGCCGGCCCCCGGGAGATCGCCGAGGTCCTCTGCTTCCTCGCCTCGCCGCGCTCCTCCTTCGTGACCGGCGCCGTCCTGGCCGCCGACGGCGGGTTCACCGCGGGCTGA
- a CDS encoding sugar-binding transcriptional regulator, with protein sequence MGPGELIQAAAMARRFYLQGRSKVQIAEEFGVSRFRVARVLDRALETGLVRIEIRTPDELDAERSDALRARYGLHHAVVVTAHEEEGLPDPVGLGGSAARLIGELVEEDGVLGLAWGNAVNATADALTTLPHCTVVQLTGVYDGGPNGTGTPGVPPGQAGSVESVRRAARISGGSALPIYAPLVLPDPGTAATLRAQPGVARVFAEYPQVRVAVVSIGAWGPGVSTVYDSLSSEERERLADEGVVGEMAGLLFDAQGSLTAQELTDRCVAIGAEDLRAVPEVLAVAGGVRKARAIGAVLRSGLITSLVTDSAVAERLLTE encoded by the coding sequence ATGGGGCCGGGCGAGCTGATCCAGGCGGCGGCCATGGCGCGGCGCTTCTACCTGCAGGGCCGCTCCAAGGTGCAGATAGCCGAGGAGTTCGGGGTCAGCCGGTTCCGGGTGGCGCGGGTCCTCGACCGCGCGCTGGAGACCGGACTGGTCCGGATAGAGATCCGCACCCCGGACGAGCTGGACGCCGAGCGCTCCGACGCGCTGCGCGCCCGCTACGGGCTGCACCACGCGGTGGTGGTCACCGCCCACGAGGAGGAGGGTCTGCCCGACCCGGTCGGCCTGGGCGGCTCGGCGGCCCGCCTGATCGGCGAACTCGTCGAGGAGGACGGGGTGCTGGGCCTCGCCTGGGGCAACGCGGTGAACGCCACCGCCGACGCCCTCACCACCCTCCCGCACTGCACGGTCGTCCAGCTCACCGGCGTCTACGACGGCGGCCCGAACGGCACCGGCACCCCCGGTGTGCCGCCCGGCCAGGCCGGCTCGGTCGAGTCGGTACGCCGGGCCGCCCGGATCTCCGGCGGCTCCGCGCTGCCCATCTACGCGCCGCTGGTGCTCCCCGACCCCGGGACGGCGGCCACCCTGCGCGCCCAGCCGGGCGTGGCCAGGGTCTTCGCCGAGTATCCGCAGGTGCGGGTGGCGGTGGTGTCGATCGGCGCCTGGGGGCCCGGGGTCTCCACGGTCTACGACTCGCTCAGCTCGGAGGAGCGGGAGCGGCTGGCCGACGAGGGCGTCGTCGGCGAGATGGCCGGACTCCTCTTCGACGCCCAGGGCTCGCTCACCGCACAGGAGTTGACCGACCGCTGCGTCGCCATCGGCGCCGAGGATCTGCGCGCGGTCCCCGAGGTGCTCGCGGTGGCCGGCGGGGTCCGCAAGGCCCGCGCCATCGGTGCCGTCCTCCGCTCGGGCCTGATCACCTCGCTGGTCACCGACTCGGCCGTGGCGGAGCGCCTCCTGACCGAATGA
- a CDS encoding muconolactone Delta-isomerase family protein — protein sequence MEFLVTMTTTVPAGTPEAEVDDVRAREAANSARLAEEGSLLRLWRPPLQPGEWRSLGLFEAPDAKWLEETLAGMPLRIWRSDEVTPLAPHPNDPGPAASDGGADSPEFFVLFVVDPAKGGPADAFKEATAAEAVRTRELAAEGHLARLWRLPGDGRALGLWRAGSPEEMRDILGTLPLTPWLTTETTPLTAHPSDPASRP from the coding sequence ATGGAATTCCTCGTCACGATGACCACCACCGTCCCGGCGGGGACCCCGGAAGCGGAGGTCGACGACGTCCGCGCCCGCGAGGCCGCGAACTCCGCCCGACTGGCCGAGGAGGGCAGCCTGCTGCGGCTGTGGCGTCCCCCGCTGCAGCCCGGCGAGTGGCGCAGCCTCGGCCTGTTCGAGGCCCCGGACGCGAAGTGGCTGGAGGAGACGCTGGCCGGCATGCCGCTCCGGATCTGGCGGAGCGACGAGGTCACCCCGCTCGCCCCGCATCCCAACGATCCGGGCCCGGCCGCCTCCGACGGCGGTGCGGACTCCCCCGAGTTCTTCGTCCTCTTCGTCGTCGATCCCGCGAAGGGCGGTCCCGCCGACGCCTTCAAGGAGGCCACCGCGGCCGAGGCGGTCCGCACCCGCGAGCTGGCCGCGGAGGGGCATCTGGCCCGCCTCTGGCGCCTTCCCGGGGACGGAAGGGCGCTCGGCCTCTGGCGGGCCGGGTCCCCCGAGGAGATGCGGGACATCCTCGGCACCCTGCCCCTCACCCCCTGGCTCACCACCGAGACGACGCCGCTCACCGCGCATCCCAGCGACCCGGCGAGCCGGCCCTGA
- a CDS encoding helix-turn-helix transcriptional regulator, whose amino-acid sequence MDGNHLGEFLRARRARLRPEDVGMTGYGVRRVSGLRREEVAVLAGVNADYYTRLEQGRERRPSAQVLDALGRALRLDADARAHLHRLAGTAPEPAPPLYTAERVSPELRQLMDGYAGTPAFVMNRTLDLLAANALAEALYSAFTPADNLARMTFLDPAGRRFYQDWDRAAQSAVANLREAAGFDPDHPRLRELVTALSEGSSHFARLWRAHDVRGKTRDAKHLVHPDVGPLTLTYQSFDVREAPGQQLVIYHAEPATPSAEALKLLGSLHASRHPSRPAAGG is encoded by the coding sequence ATGGACGGCAACCACCTGGGAGAGTTCCTCCGCGCCCGCCGGGCCCGGCTGCGGCCCGAGGACGTGGGGATGACCGGCTACGGGGTGCGCCGGGTCAGCGGGCTGCGCCGCGAGGAGGTGGCCGTCCTGGCCGGCGTCAACGCCGACTACTACACCCGGCTGGAACAGGGCCGGGAGCGCCGCCCGTCAGCCCAGGTGCTGGACGCCCTGGGCCGCGCGCTGCGGCTGGACGCCGACGCCCGGGCGCACCTCCACCGGCTGGCCGGTACCGCCCCGGAGCCGGCCCCGCCGCTGTACACCGCCGAGCGGGTCAGCCCCGAGCTGCGGCAGCTGATGGACGGCTACGCCGGCACCCCGGCCTTCGTGATGAACAGGACCCTGGACCTCCTGGCCGCCAACGCGCTGGCCGAGGCGCTCTACTCGGCCTTCACCCCGGCCGACAACCTGGCCCGGATGACCTTCCTCGACCCGGCGGGCCGGCGGTTCTACCAGGACTGGGATCGGGCCGCCCAGTCCGCCGTCGCCAACCTCCGCGAGGCCGCCGGCTTCGACCCCGACCATCCACGGCTGCGCGAACTGGTCACCGCCCTCAGCGAGGGCAGTTCCCACTTCGCGCGCCTCTGGCGGGCCCACGACGTCCGCGGCAAGACCCGGGACGCCAAGCACCTCGTCCACCCCGACGTCGGCCCCCTCACCCTCACCTACCAGTCCTTCGACGTCCGCGAGGCCCCCGGCCAGCAACTGGTCATCTACCACGCGGAACCCGCCACCCCCAGCGCCGAGGCCCTGAAGCTCCTCGGCTCCCTCCACGCCAGTCGGCACCCGAGCCGACCGGCTGCCGGCGGCTAG
- a CDS encoding MFS transporter: protein MLCAAHFMDAVDLSDVNVALPAIQRDLGMGSGALQWIVSAYALGYGGFLLLGGRVADLFGRRRAFLAAVAVFAVVSLFGALAPNGGLLIAARLVKGVAAGFLAPAALSLITTGWPEGPRRGRALGWYATAGACGFVGGLVLGGVLTELSWRLVLVLPAPIAVLALLAGLRLLPADPPAGERARVDVPGALTATGGLVLLVYAITRAPEEGWGSAGTLVLFAAAVLLLALFLRIESGTRRPLVPLPFLARRRTAGTSLTIFAMWGGYTAFAFIATLCLQNVLHWSPLRTAGAFVPLGLVNGGLAPFAGRLAARFGAHRMIAVGMLLLALSYALFFRIGPGASFTGVVLPVMVLNGLGTAAVFPALNLSAVAGVPDRDQGLAGALLNTSMQIGGAVVLAVVTAVVESGQPAGAGPAGGAPAGYASATAVIVAVVLAGLAAATLLRHRPDLNRETA from the coding sequence GTGCTGTGCGCCGCCCACTTCATGGACGCCGTCGACCTCTCCGACGTCAACGTCGCCCTGCCCGCCATCCAGCGCGACCTCGGCATGGGCTCCGGCGCGCTGCAGTGGATCGTCTCCGCCTACGCCCTCGGCTACGGCGGGTTCCTGCTGCTCGGCGGGCGGGTGGCGGACCTCTTCGGCCGCCGCCGGGCCTTTCTGGCGGCGGTGGCGGTGTTCGCCGTGGTGAGCCTCTTCGGCGCGCTGGCCCCGAACGGCGGGCTGCTGATCGCGGCCCGCCTGGTGAAGGGCGTGGCGGCGGGCTTCCTTGCTCCCGCCGCCCTCTCACTGATCACCACGGGCTGGCCTGAGGGGCCGCGGCGCGGCCGCGCCCTGGGCTGGTACGCCACCGCGGGCGCCTGCGGCTTCGTCGGCGGGCTGGTGCTGGGCGGGGTGCTCACCGAGCTCTCCTGGCGGCTGGTGCTGGTCCTGCCGGCGCCGATCGCCGTGCTGGCCCTGCTCGCCGGGCTCCGGCTGCTGCCCGCGGACCCGCCGGCCGGGGAGCGGGCCCGGGTCGACGTCCCCGGCGCGCTGACCGCCACCGGCGGCCTGGTCCTCCTGGTGTACGCCATCACGCGGGCGCCCGAGGAGGGCTGGGGGTCCGCCGGCACCCTGGTGCTGTTCGCGGCTGCGGTGCTGCTGCTGGCCCTCTTCCTGCGGATCGAGTCCGGGACGCGCCGGCCGCTGGTGCCGCTGCCCTTCCTGGCGCGGCGGAGGACCGCGGGGACCAGCCTCACCATCTTCGCGATGTGGGGCGGCTACACCGCGTTCGCCTTCATCGCCACCCTCTGTCTGCAGAACGTGCTCCACTGGTCGCCGCTGCGGACCGCCGGGGCGTTCGTCCCGCTCGGACTCGTCAACGGCGGCCTGGCGCCCTTCGCCGGGCGGCTGGCCGCGCGGTTCGGCGCCCACCGGATGATCGCTGTCGGGATGCTGCTGCTGGCGCTGTCGTACGCGCTCTTCTTCCGGATCGGGCCCGGGGCCTCCTTCACCGGCGTCGTCCTGCCGGTGATGGTGCTCAACGGGCTCGGCACGGCGGCCGTCTTCCCGGCGCTGAACCTGAGCGCGGTGGCCGGGGTGCCGGACCGGGACCAGGGCCTCGCGGGCGCCCTCCTCAACACGTCCATGCAGATCGGCGGCGCCGTGGTGCTCGCCGTGGTCACCGCCGTGGTCGAGTCCGGGCAGCCGGCGGGGGCGGGGCCGGCGGGCGGGGCGCCGGCCGGATACGCCTCCGCGACCGCCGTCATCGTCGCCGTCGTGCTGGCCGGACTGGCCGCGGCGACCCTCCTCCGCCACCGCCCCGACCTGAACCGGGAGACCGCATGA
- a CDS encoding ABC transporter substrate-binding protein, whose amino-acid sequence MPIPRAAGRPHRRAATTTGAAALTAVLALTASGCAGAGEVGSASGGTTVTVAIVANPQMQDVETLTSEFTRTHPGIHIDYVTLPENEARQKITESVATGSGEFDVVMISNYETPMWAKNGWLVDLQPYANNTAGYDPADFIGPIRQSLSYRGDLYSVPFYGESSFLMYRKDLFAAHHLTMPAHPTWQQVAHFADVLNDPGHNMAGICLRGDPGWGENLAPLDTVINTFGGTWYDKDWNAKLDSPATEKAVSFYTDLVHRDGEPSAATSGFTECGTDMGQGTAAMWYDATSAAGTLEDPTSSKVAGKVGYAPAPVVDTPSSGWLYSWSLALPKTSQHKDAAWQFVSWATSKEYIRLVGSKLGWSRVPPGSRESTYAIPQYRKAAAAFAQPTLDSISTARPQQPGVQPVPYTGVQFLDIPEFEDLGTRVSQQISAAVAGQESVPSALSQAQSYAETVGRTYRKQ is encoded by the coding sequence ATGCCGATACCCAGAGCCGCCGGACGCCCCCACCGCCGGGCCGCGACCACCACCGGCGCCGCCGCACTGACCGCCGTGCTCGCCCTCACGGCCAGTGGCTGTGCCGGCGCCGGCGAGGTCGGCAGCGCGTCCGGCGGGACCACCGTGACCGTCGCGATCGTCGCCAACCCGCAGATGCAGGACGTCGAGACGCTCACCTCGGAGTTCACCAGGACCCATCCGGGGATCCACATCGACTACGTCACCCTGCCGGAGAACGAGGCCCGGCAGAAGATCACCGAGTCGGTGGCCACCGGCAGTGGCGAGTTCGACGTCGTCATGATCAGCAACTACGAGACCCCGATGTGGGCCAAGAACGGCTGGCTGGTGGACCTCCAGCCGTATGCGAACAACACCGCCGGCTACGACCCGGCGGACTTCATCGGCCCGATCCGGCAGTCGCTCTCCTACCGGGGCGACCTCTACTCGGTGCCGTTCTACGGCGAGTCGTCGTTCCTGATGTACCGCAAGGACCTCTTCGCCGCCCACCACCTGACCATGCCGGCCCACCCCACCTGGCAGCAGGTCGCGCACTTCGCCGACGTGCTGAACGACCCCGGGCACAACATGGCCGGCATCTGCCTCCGCGGCGACCCCGGCTGGGGCGAGAACCTGGCGCCGCTCGACACCGTCATCAACACCTTCGGCGGCACCTGGTACGACAAGGACTGGAACGCGAAGCTCGACTCACCCGCCACCGAGAAGGCGGTCTCCTTCTACACCGACCTGGTCCACCGGGACGGCGAGCCCAGCGCGGCCACCTCGGGCTTCACCGAATGCGGCACCGACATGGGCCAGGGCACCGCCGCGATGTGGTACGACGCCACCTCCGCGGCCGGCACGCTGGAGGACCCGACGTCCTCCAAGGTCGCCGGAAAGGTCGGCTACGCGCCGGCGCCGGTGGTCGACACGCCCTCCTCCGGCTGGCTGTACTCCTGGTCGCTCGCCCTGCCCAAGACCTCCCAGCACAAGGACGCGGCCTGGCAGTTCGTCTCCTGGGCCACCTCGAAGGAGTACATCAGACTGGTCGGCTCGAAGCTCGGCTGGTCCCGGGTGCCGCCCGGCAGCCGGGAGTCCACCTACGCCATCCCGCAGTACCGGAAGGCGGCCGCCGCGTTCGCCCAGCCCACCCTGGACTCGATCAGCACCGCACGGCCGCAGCAGCCAGGCGTCCAGCCGGTTCCGTACACCGGCGTGCAGTTCCTGGACATCCCGGAGTTCGAGGACCTGGGCACCCGGGTGAGCCAGCAGATCTCCGCCGCCGTCGCCGGACAGGAGTCGGTCCCCTCGGCACTGTCCCAGGCCCAGTCCTACGCCGAGACGGTCGGCCGCACCTACCGCAAGCAGTGA